The following nucleotide sequence is from Mycobacterium sp. Z3061.
GGAGAGCCGGTCGAGACTTAGCGGCCAGGCCCAGCCGTAACGCACTCGCAGTCGAAGTCGGTCTGCAGACCCACCGGAAGCGCGTGCCCCCGGAATATCCCGCTGCCCGGCGTCGTGCCCGACAACGCGTCGGCGGCCAGGATCATCGCCGCGCCCGTCCACGTGGTGCGCTCCTCCGGCCAGCGCTTACCGTCGGCGAAAACCAAACCGGTCCAATAGGACCCGTCTCTTTCACGCAGGTGCTGCATCGCTCCGAACTGCCGGTGCGCCGCTGACCGGTGACCGATGGCGTCCAATGCCAGCACCAGTTCGCACGTTTCGGCTCCGGTGACCCAGGGCCGGTCGACCACACAACGAATGCCCAGATCACCCACCACGAATTCGTCCCAACGTTGCCGGATTCGTGCCGCGGCGGCCGGACCGCGCAACGCACTCCCGAGGATCGGGTAGTACCAATCCATCGAGTAGCGGTCTTTTTCGGTGAACGCCTCGGGATGGGCGGCGATCGCGTGACCCAACCG
It contains:
- a CDS encoding prenyltransferase; the encoded protein is MSIAAAQEPSGAIPWFSGGHTDPWDHVENAMALTAAGLLDPARAAFDWCRRMQRPDGSWPIQIRAGVVEDANSDSNFCAYIATGVWHHVLITGDQRFAAVMWPVVQKAIDFVIDLQVGYGEICWARSQAGPLPEALLTGCASIFHSIRCALALAAMIGEPQPEWELALGRLGHAIAAHPEAFTEKDRYSMDWYYPILGSALRGPAAAARIRQRWDEFVVGDLGIRCVVDRPWVTGAETCELVLALDAIGHRSAAHRQFGAMQHLRERDGSYWTGLVFADGKRWPEERTTWTGAAMILAADALSGTTPGSGIFRGHALPVGLQTDFDCECVTAGPGR